One stretch of Desulfocurvibacter africanus subsp. africanus DSM 2603 DNA includes these proteins:
- a CDS encoding ATP-binding cassette domain-containing protein, translated as MLAASLFINILAFASPLFTIQILNRYVTFGFDGTLYTLTAGMLLALALMFFFRQAREKLAVAVSAVPDYRLASRTLDILATARSLPLSRIPPVKRQEILNNLQTVEAAMAPTSIAAVLDVPFCLLFILATWLLHPALAMIVLLALAAAFGISFSSMQSAGSAGRELAEISAAHRGLALSAVDSAETVRAFRALPFLRQVWHEQLERMLALRLKLGGSRGQYQNLQQVISILLRVLLFAVGAKLVVMGKLSIGGLFGASMLGASAFQSVSGFLGARAQLARADEALRDLTDLTRLPREADAGTAIREYRGAIEFKDLAFMYPGDPGPLFESLSLRVPAGRALLVSGHNGAGKTTLARILCGLLEPSRGQVFVDGVDMRQIAPAWWRSQIIYFPQDPQLLNATIRQNILMPNPGLDEERLASILELADLKRWLDSQPEGLDTRVTAGGRQLSEGIRRRIALARALAVDGKLAVFDEPGDGLDAEGRTAVARALMDFSQRGVTVVILAHDSTMVHGAHIHVDLGVKPTPSMKVLDATSARTALAGA; from the coding sequence TTGCTAGCAGCCTCGCTGTTCATCAACATTCTTGCCTTCGCCTCCCCCCTTTTCACCATCCAGATCCTCAACCGTTACGTTACCTTCGGCTTCGACGGCACCCTGTACACCCTCACGGCCGGCATGCTTCTGGCCCTGGCGCTCATGTTCTTCTTCCGCCAGGCGAGGGAAAAGCTGGCTGTTGCCGTGAGCGCGGTGCCCGACTACCGGTTGGCCTCCCGCACCCTCGACATACTCGCCACGGCCCGCAGCCTGCCGCTTTCCCGCATTCCGCCGGTCAAGAGGCAGGAAATTCTGAACAACCTGCAGACCGTGGAGGCGGCCATGGCGCCCACGAGCATCGCGGCCGTGCTCGATGTCCCGTTCTGTCTCCTGTTCATCCTGGCCACCTGGCTTCTCCATCCGGCCCTGGCCATGATCGTGCTGCTGGCTCTGGCTGCGGCATTTGGCATTAGCTTCTCCTCCATGCAGTCGGCCGGGTCTGCCGGCCGGGAGCTGGCCGAAATATCCGCCGCGCATCGCGGCCTGGCTCTGTCGGCAGTGGACAGCGCAGAGACAGTGCGCGCCTTCCGGGCGCTGCCGTTCCTGCGCCAGGTCTGGCACGAGCAGCTGGAGCGCATGCTAGCCTTGCGCCTCAAGCTCGGCGGGAGCAGAGGACAGTACCAGAACCTCCAGCAGGTCATCTCCATCCTGCTGCGGGTTCTGCTCTTCGCGGTCGGCGCCAAGCTGGTGGTCATGGGCAAGCTGAGCATTGGCGGGCTGTTCGGCGCATCCATGCTTGGCGCGAGCGCCTTCCAGTCCGTTTCAGGATTCCTTGGGGCTAGGGCGCAGCTCGCCAGGGCGGATGAAGCCCTGCGCGATCTGACGGACCTGACGCGCCTGCCCCGCGAGGCTGACGCTGGAACAGCCATCAGGGAGTACCGCGGGGCCATCGAGTTCAAGGATTTGGCCTTCATGTACCCGGGCGATCCGGGCCCGCTCTTCGAATCCCTATCCCTGCGCGTACCGGCGGGCAGGGCGCTGCTCGTCTCTGGTCACAACGGCGCGGGCAAGACCACGCTCGCCCGCATCCTGTGCGGCTTGTTGGAGCCGTCGCGCGGGCAGGTCTTCGTTGACGGCGTGGACATGCGCCAGATCGCGCCGGCCTGGTGGCGCTCGCAGATCATCTACTTCCCGCAGGACCCGCAACTCCTCAACGCGACCATCCGCCAGAACATCCTCATGCCCAATCCCGGGCTCGACGAGGAGCGTCTGGCTTCCATCCTGGAGCTGGCCGATCTCAAGCGCTGGCTGGACAGTCAGCCCGAAGGGCTGGACACACGGGTAACGGCTGGCGGCAGGCAGCTCTCCGAGGGCATCCGCCGGCGTATCGCCCTGGCCCGGGCACTGGCCGTGGACGGCAAACTGGCCGTGTTCGACGAGCCGGGCGACGGCCTGGATGCCGAGGGCAGGACGGCCGTGGCCAGGGCGCTTATGGACTTTTCCCAGCGCGGTGTGACGGTGGTCATCCTGGCCCACGACTCGACCATGGTCCATGGCGCGCATATCCATGTGGACCTGGGCGTGAAGCCCACACCCTCCATGAAAGTCCTCGATGCGACAAGCGCCAGAACCGCCTTGGCCGGGGCCTGA
- a CDS encoding DUF4139 domain-containing protein has translation MNRLFSAVVFAAVLATLYLAWIPTALAEVVSVTFYPDAAQVVERASPSLSGEAGNQSRITIVLPPQADPQTVSVQVLQGKGQIRDMSWRRVLREDKERVKALQERIESATAQRNGVESRRLSLDAAVGFWRGLSMDESPTPKAATDMASSVAANSERLYKDIFSLARQIEELDRQLAQLKAQLEQARGGSREIWEISLLIAGAVGPNLPIEYAYTLAGSGWSPVYRVNALPDSKRVEVAMDARIWQRSGQDWRNVQVQLATTRPQGPIAPPDLPPWVIQPMPPARPIPAPLMGKAMTREMQTADMAEFAPVMTERATYRVWDMGKLSLQTGPEQRLRIRDYALQAAFTYLVRPSQGENAYLRAHAQSKEALDLPPGEALLMVDGGILAKTGFSYAGTEQTIFFGGDPLVTAEVRLLERQGGEKGFIGKSRTYVWRWQVVVKNAKSYAVDVRMEEPKPQPRDERIKLNLQFEPKPVVDPDDPWLLVWPLAVPAKSEKSVTWGVRLEAPADLELDVGWR, from the coding sequence ATGAATAGACTATTCAGCGCCGTTGTCTTTGCCGCAGTTCTCGCCACCCTCTACCTGGCCTGGATCCCGACAGCCTTGGCCGAGGTAGTCTCGGTCACCTTCTACCCCGATGCGGCCCAGGTCGTGGAGCGCGCTTCACCGTCGCTGAGCGGAGAGGCCGGAAACCAGAGCCGGATCACCATCGTGCTGCCGCCGCAAGCCGACCCGCAGACCGTTTCCGTGCAGGTGCTGCAGGGCAAAGGCCAGATCAGGGACATGAGCTGGCGTCGGGTACTGCGTGAGGATAAGGAGCGCGTCAAGGCTTTACAGGAGCGTATCGAATCGGCGACCGCGCAGCGCAACGGTGTGGAGTCCCGCCGGCTCAGCCTGGATGCCGCCGTGGGGTTCTGGAGGGGGCTCAGCATGGACGAGTCGCCCACACCCAAGGCAGCCACGGACATGGCCTCGTCCGTGGCTGCCAATTCGGAGCGGCTCTACAAGGACATCTTTTCCCTGGCCAGGCAGATCGAGGAGCTGGACAGGCAACTGGCCCAGCTTAAGGCTCAGCTGGAGCAGGCTCGCGGCGGCTCGCGCGAGATCTGGGAAATCTCGCTGCTGATTGCCGGTGCCGTCGGCCCCAATCTGCCTATCGAATACGCTTACACCTTGGCCGGAAGTGGCTGGAGCCCAGTCTACCGGGTCAATGCGCTGCCGGACTCCAAGCGCGTGGAAGTAGCCATGGACGCCCGCATCTGGCAGCGTTCGGGCCAGGATTGGCGCAATGTGCAGGTCCAGTTGGCCACCACACGGCCCCAGGGCCCCATCGCCCCTCCCGACCTGCCGCCGTGGGTCATTCAACCCATGCCTCCCGCGCGGCCCATTCCGGCTCCGCTCATGGGCAAGGCCATGACCCGGGAGATGCAAACCGCGGACATGGCCGAGTTCGCTCCAGTCATGACCGAACGCGCCACCTACCGCGTGTGGGACATGGGCAAACTGTCCCTGCAGACCGGCCCGGAGCAACGCCTGCGCATCCGCGATTACGCTCTGCAAGCGGCTTTTACCTATCTAGTAAGGCCCTCCCAGGGCGAGAACGCCTATCTGCGCGCGCATGCCCAGTCCAAGGAAGCTCTGGACCTGCCGCCCGGCGAGGCCTTGCTCATGGTGGACGGCGGCATACTGGCCAAGACCGGTTTTTCCTACGCCGGCACCGAGCAGACCATCTTCTTCGGCGGCGATCCACTGGTCACGGCCGAGGTCCGGCTTCTAGAGCGCCAGGGCGGAGAGAAAGGCTTCATCGGCAAGAGCCGCACGTATGTCTGGAGATGGCAGGTGGTCGTGAAGAACGCCAAAAGCTACGCGGTCGACGTGCGCATGGAGGAACCCAAGCCGCAGCCGCGTGACGAGCGTATCAAACTGAACCTACAGTTCGAACCCAAGCCCGTGGTTGATCCCGATGATCCTTGGCTGCTCGTCTGGCCTTTGGCCGTGCCGGCGAAATCCGAGAAGTCCGTGACTTGGGGTGTGCGTCTGGAGGCTCCGGCCGACTTGGAGCTGGACGTGGGCTGGCGCTAG
- a CDS encoding methyltransferase domain-containing protein — translation MGKIDLEPAALLREFGGLFSSLNGPVLDMACGSGRNGLYLASLGAQVLLCDRDAHALERAQRQARDLGLHITTWQVDLEAVGDPLPAEAYGGIIVFRYLHRPLFPSIRRALKPGGLLAYETYTLDQPRFGKPTNPDFLLRPGELREAFSGFEIIHAFEGILENPTRATAQIVCRKPRTEAS, via the coding sequence ATGGGCAAGATCGATCTGGAGCCTGCCGCACTCCTGCGGGAATTCGGCGGGCTATTCTCAAGCCTGAATGGCCCGGTACTCGACATGGCCTGCGGCAGCGGCCGCAACGGACTGTATCTGGCCAGCCTGGGTGCGCAGGTGCTGCTTTGCGACCGTGACGCGCATGCGCTGGAGCGTGCGCAGCGGCAAGCGCGGGATCTTGGCCTGCACATCACTACGTGGCAGGTAGATTTGGAAGCTGTTGGCGACCCCTTGCCCGCAGAGGCCTATGGAGGGATCATTGTCTTCCGCTACCTGCATCGACCCTTGTTTCCCTCCATTCGACGCGCCCTGAAGCCGGGCGGGCTGCTGGCTTACGAAACCTATACGCTGGATCAGCCGCGTTTCGGCAAGCCGACTAACCCCGACTTCCTGCTGCGGCCGGGAGAACTCAGGGAAGCCTTCTCCGGTTTCGAGATCATCCACGCATTCGAGGGCATTCTTGAAAATCCCACACGCGCTACGGCGCAGATTGTCTGCCGCAAGCCGCGAACGGAGGCGTCATGA
- a CDS encoding rhodanese-like domain-containing protein: MVKTEYEGEFGETINRPMTDPRNIQEMDAGVLFNRVGEVTILDVREKGDYAAEPSMIEGAIRVDPDNLSWLDGYSKNTLYVLYCKHPNCDTSRRIAGQMRARGFNNVQILRGGIDAWAKAGHPLSSEQ, encoded by the coding sequence ATGGTCAAGACGGAATACGAAGGCGAATTCGGGGAAACCATCAATCGGCCCATGACCGATCCCCGGAACATCCAGGAAATGGATGCGGGCGTCCTGTTCAACAGGGTTGGTGAAGTGACTATCCTCGATGTTCGGGAAAAGGGCGATTATGCAGCAGAGCCCAGTATGATCGAGGGAGCGATACGGGTCGATCCCGACAATCTGAGCTGGTTGGACGGGTACAGCAAGAACACCTTGTATGTGCTCTACTGCAAGCATCCGAACTGTGATACCAGCCGGCGCATCGCCGGACAGATGCGCGCGCGTGGATTCAATAACGTACAGATCCTGCGCGGGGGCATCGACGCCTGGGCCAAGGCGGGTCATCCTTTGTCATCCGAACAATAG
- a CDS encoding DUF3343 domain-containing protein yields the protein MKFRLIDRLLGRSRKHPRVEKGISARGILVFNDTSEVIRAEAVLKSSGLDVQVKGPPPALRTGCDLVIEFPLIMEPAARQALAAARLKPIQTVPVHDVLLEPVSLFHIKDFGDWLMVRAANMKITVEKSSRIIVNVSGGGCPDVPYLAECLVGRNLSEAPEPLSLGHTLCGYALQLAFDEVRSRCPG from the coding sequence ATGAAGTTCAGACTCATTGACCGCCTATTGGGACGATCCCGCAAGCATCCCCGCGTGGAAAAAGGTATTTCCGCGCGGGGCATTCTTGTTTTCAATGATACTAGTGAAGTGATCCGCGCCGAAGCCGTGCTCAAGTCCTCGGGGTTGGACGTGCAAGTCAAGGGTCCGCCACCTGCCCTGCGCACCGGCTGCGATCTCGTTATCGAATTTCCTCTCATTATGGAGCCCGCAGCACGGCAGGCGCTTGCTGCTGCACGCCTCAAGCCTATCCAAACCGTGCCGGTGCATGATGTGCTGCTTGAACCCGTATCCCTTTTTCATATCAAGGACTTCGGGGACTGGCTCATGGTTCGGGCGGCAAACATGAAGATCACCGTAGAAAAGAGTTCGCGCATCATCGTTAACGTCTCAGGTGGCGGCTGTCCCGACGTGCCTTATCTGGCCGAGTGTCTTGTGGGACGTAACTTGAGCGAGGCGCCGGAGCCGCTCTCGTTAGGACACACTCTCTGCGGCTATGCCTTGCAACTTGCTTTTGATGAAGTGCGGTCGCGATGTCCTGGCTAA
- a CDS encoding sulfurtransferase TusA family protein yields MVTIIDARGLSCPQPVLLTMSRIKELSSGELDVLVDNEASRENVIRAASSQGWRVLKSEAQGEDFIVSIKK; encoded by the coding sequence ATGGTCACAATAATCGATGCTCGTGGACTGTCTTGCCCGCAACCGGTGCTGCTAACCATGAGCAGGATCAAGGAGTTGAGTTCAGGCGAACTTGACGTCCTGGTGGATAACGAAGCCAGTCGAGAAAACGTGATTCGTGCCGCATCGAGCCAAGGCTGGCGCGTGCTCAAGTCGGAAGCTCAAGGTGAAGATTTCATCGTCTCCATCAAGAAATAA
- a CDS encoding DVU0772 family protein: MSKEPITSDCKPWINEVDWDLIHEDAVTMYLEWGNNNFMDVLRRPVTMSGEYSIYFVVDTWEEPKVVLTKMNNYGSSALCEKRLPPELAEPFMRSIGGLRGIHEPSAEIKDWLKTAYDCK; encoded by the coding sequence ATGTCCAAAGAGCCGATAACAAGCGATTGCAAGCCGTGGATAAACGAAGTGGACTGGGACCTCATCCATGAAGACGCGGTGACCATGTACCTCGAGTGGGGCAACAACAATTTCATGGACGTCCTGCGCCGGCCGGTGACCATGAGTGGCGAGTATTCCATCTATTTTGTGGTGGACACTTGGGAGGAGCCCAAGGTGGTGCTGACCAAAATGAATAATTACGGTTCCTCGGCCCTGTGCGAGAAGCGGCTGCCGCCCGAGCTGGCAGAGCCGTTCATGCGCTCCATAGGCGGTCTGCGCGGCATTCATGAACCCAGCGCGGAAATCAAAGATTGGCTTAAGACCGCCTACGATTGCAAGTAG
- a CDS encoding HlyD family type I secretion periplasmic adaptor subunit encodes MDTRETAIERLAESQGARRLSRLLGVLLLVLLVWAAVAQLDIVSTAGGEIVPRGKVKAVQHLEGGIVREILVAEGATVEQGQPIVVLESTTSDSGVEELQVRMNALRVDMARLEAEVQGLAAPQFDQGLSTLCPDLVAQARDMFATRMTRLASEAASLDDRIKQRVQDVAESQAKLRSLRQNLELSNEQVSLSEELLKDNLTTRYEHLSYLKEQNKLASAVEEEQAALSRAESALSQAREDARRLRHAFQEEAQGKLKDASGELDELNQRMRRVADSLERTTLRSPVRGTVKALHVTTVGGVVTPGMAVADIVPVGGQLLVEAKLPVSDVGYVHEGQTAVIKLASMDARRFGSIRGRVATVSPDSFVSQDGQAFYNVHIVTERDSFEGSGGRYALYPGMRVVAYIHTGQRTVLQYLFDPFLDSLGSALQER; translated from the coding sequence ATGGATACGCGCGAAACCGCCATCGAACGTCTGGCAGAATCCCAGGGCGCGCGGAGGCTGTCCCGGCTGCTCGGGGTATTGCTCCTGGTGCTGCTCGTCTGGGCCGCCGTGGCCCAGCTCGACATCGTCAGCACGGCCGGCGGCGAGATCGTACCGCGCGGCAAGGTCAAGGCCGTGCAGCACCTTGAAGGCGGCATTGTGCGCGAAATCCTGGTGGCCGAAGGTGCCACGGTGGAACAAGGTCAGCCTATCGTGGTCCTCGAATCCACGACCAGCGACTCGGGAGTCGAAGAGCTCCAGGTGCGCATGAACGCCTTGCGCGTGGACATGGCCCGACTGGAGGCCGAGGTCCAGGGCTTGGCTGCGCCGCAGTTCGACCAAGGACTCAGCACGCTGTGTCCCGACCTGGTAGCCCAGGCCCGTGACATGTTCGCGACACGTATGACCCGCCTGGCGAGCGAGGCGGCATCCCTGGATGACCGGATCAAGCAGCGTGTGCAGGATGTGGCCGAGAGCCAGGCCAAGTTGCGCAGCCTGCGCCAGAACCTGGAACTGTCCAACGAGCAGGTATCCCTGAGCGAGGAGCTGCTCAAGGATAATCTCACCACCCGCTACGAACACCTGTCCTACCTCAAGGAACAGAACAAGCTGGCGAGTGCGGTCGAGGAAGAGCAAGCGGCCTTGTCGCGCGCCGAGTCAGCCTTGAGCCAGGCCCGCGAGGATGCCCGCCGCCTGCGGCATGCATTCCAGGAGGAGGCTCAGGGCAAGCTCAAGGACGCCAGTGGCGAACTCGACGAACTGAACCAGCGCATGCGCCGCGTGGCCGACAGCCTGGAGCGCACGACGCTCCGCTCGCCCGTGCGCGGTACGGTCAAGGCGCTGCACGTGACCACCGTGGGCGGTGTGGTCACGCCGGGCATGGCTGTTGCGGATATCGTTCCGGTCGGCGGCCAACTGCTCGTGGAGGCCAAGCTGCCCGTGAGTGATGTCGGCTATGTGCACGAAGGCCAGACAGCGGTCATCAAGCTCGCATCCATGGATGCGCGCCGCTTCGGCAGTATACGGGGTCGCGTGGCCACGGTCAGCCCGGACAGCTTCGTCAGCCAGGACGGACAGGCCTTCTACAACGTGCACATCGTGACGGAACGGGATAGCTTCGAGGGCAGCGGCGGCCGCTACGCTCTCTATCCGGGCATGCGTGTGGTAGCCTACATCCACACGGGCCAGCGCACAGTGCTGCAATATCTGTTCGACCCTTTTCTCGACTCTCTGGGCAGCGCGTTGCAGGAACGATGA
- the yedE gene encoding YedE family putative selenium transporter produces the protein MSPSSGGLQRNFFASLPGIVFVGAVIGVLASFLQYFGNPANMGVCVACMERDIAGAIGLHRAAVVQYLRPEIIAFVLGSFAAALFSREFKSRGGAAPMTRFILGMAAMIGALVFLGCPWRAILRLAGGDGNALLGIAGLVAGVGVGTLFFKQGYSLGRSTRQSIATGLMLPLIMLGLLGLRLLYPPVAGADQSGVLFYSAKGPGAAYAPLLISLGAGLLIGYLAQRSRFCTMGAIRDTLLFRHTHLLTGVLALLVVAFGANLLLGQFKPGFEGQPIAHTQGLWNFAGMLVAGLAFALAGGCPGRQLFMAGEGDSDAGVFVLGMFAGAAVAHNFGLASGPAGIGPHGIAAVAVSLAVCLYIGFANRQRMA, from the coding sequence ATGTCCCCATCTAGTGGCGGTCTCCAGCGAAATTTCTTCGCCAGTCTTCCAGGCATTGTATTCGTGGGCGCAGTCATCGGCGTCCTTGCTTCATTTCTTCAGTATTTCGGCAATCCGGCCAATATGGGTGTTTGCGTTGCTTGCATGGAGCGTGACATAGCCGGCGCCATAGGGCTGCATCGCGCAGCCGTGGTCCAGTACCTGCGCCCAGAGATTATTGCTTTTGTACTTGGCTCGTTCGCGGCGGCACTGTTCTCCCGCGAATTCAAGTCACGCGGTGGAGCGGCGCCCATGACCCGCTTCATCCTGGGCATGGCAGCCATGATCGGTGCGCTCGTCTTCCTGGGTTGCCCCTGGCGCGCCATCCTGCGCCTGGCTGGTGGCGACGGCAACGCCCTGCTCGGTATCGCTGGGCTCGTGGCTGGGGTAGGGGTCGGAACCTTGTTCTTCAAACAGGGCTACTCCCTTGGCCGCAGCACTCGTCAGAGCATTGCTACCGGACTCATGCTGCCTTTGATCATGCTTGGGCTGCTCGGACTTCGCCTGCTCTACCCGCCTGTTGCCGGCGCGGACCAGAGCGGCGTGCTCTTCTACTCTGCCAAGGGCCCTGGCGCGGCATATGCTCCACTCCTCATTTCTTTGGGAGCCGGCCTGCTTATCGGCTACCTGGCCCAGCGCAGCCGCTTCTGCACAATGGGCGCCATCCGCGATACGCTCCTATTCCGGCATACCCATCTGCTGACGGGCGTTTTGGCCCTACTAGTTGTGGCCTTCGGCGCCAATCTGCTGCTGGGCCAATTCAAGCCTGGGTTCGAAGGCCAACCCATCGCCCACACTCAAGGTCTATGGAATTTTGCTGGCATGCTCGTGGCTGGCTTGGCTTTTGCCTTGGCCGGTGGCTGTCCCGGTCGACAGCTGTTCATGGCGGGCGAAGGTGACAGCGATGCAGGCGTTTTCGTACTCGGAATGTTCGCCGGCGCGGCCGTAGCCCATAACTTTGGGTTGGCAAGCGGCCCTGCAGGCATTGGCCCACATGGTATCGCTGCTGTGGCCGTATCCCTGGCCGTGTGCTTGTATATCGGATTTGCCAACCGCCAGCGCATGGCATAA
- a CDS encoding NAD(P)-dependent oxidoreductase, with protein sequence MKKRIGFMGLGIMGRAMAANLLKAGFPVTVYNRDKQKTLPLADMGALAADSPRQLADNCDVAILMVTGPEAIDELLFGIDGAAEGLAGKLCVNMSSVSPAYSRELAASLEAEGAVLIDAPVSGTKKPAEDGLLVILASGPEQTVRDLDDIFRAMGRKVVYCGPAGQGSMMKMTVNHLLGVMMHAFAEALLFGERGGLSMDAMVETIQSGAMACPMYQAKAPLLASGNYPASFPLKHMAKDLKYVLDTAYETGAHIPAAQAALGMYLLARERDLGDMDFAAVDKAMRDMLKG encoded by the coding sequence ATGAAAAAACGTATTGGATTTATGGGTCTTGGCATCATGGGCAGAGCCATGGCCGCAAATCTACTCAAGGCCGGCTTTCCGGTCACTGTCTATAACCGCGACAAGCAGAAGACACTGCCTTTGGCGGATATGGGCGCGCTTGCTGCCGATTCGCCCCGGCAGCTTGCCGACAACTGCGACGTGGCGATCCTCATGGTCACCGGACCGGAGGCCATCGACGAGCTGCTCTTCGGAATCGACGGCGCTGCCGAAGGCTTGGCCGGCAAGCTGTGTGTGAACATGAGCAGTGTGTCCCCCGCATACAGCCGGGAGTTGGCGGCTTCATTGGAAGCCGAAGGCGCGGTCCTGATCGATGCGCCCGTTTCGGGCACCAAGAAACCGGCCGAGGATGGTCTGCTCGTCATCCTGGCTTCGGGCCCTGAACAGACAGTGCGCGACCTGGACGACATATTCAGAGCCATGGGCCGCAAGGTGGTCTATTGCGGTCCGGCAGGACAAGGCTCCATGATGAAAATGACCGTGAACCATCTGCTGGGCGTGATGATGCACGCCTTTGCCGAGGCCCTGCTCTTCGGCGAGCGTGGGGGATTATCCATGGACGCCATGGTGGAAACGATCCAGAGCGGAGCAATGGCCTGTCCGATGTATCAAGCCAAGGCTCCCTTGCTCGCCAGCGGGAACTATCCCGCGAGCTTCCCGCTCAAGCACATGGCCAAGGACCTCAAGTACGTGCTTGATACGGCATATGAAACGGGCGCGCATATACCTGCGGCACAGGCGGCGTTGGGCATGTATTTGCTGGCCCGTGAGCGTGATTTGGGGGACATGGATTTCGCCGCCGTGGACAAGGCCATGCGCGATATGCTTAAGGGTTAG
- a CDS encoding NAD(P)H-hydrate dehydratase encodes MSWLIVGTIPREEFPLVNGPCVYDGGSLQVNGHDIPVARGTPALLATACIASRILGIAAPLALLAGDTGRGQGSRQVYAKLMEPIPELDLQGVTFHYLQPDVEWHNKVLWKLEERNPRPLLVADAGFMYVAKMSGFAASYDLFTPDAGEMAFLADEKAPHPFYTRGFLLQEEERVPELIERAYAAENAAKHLLVKGCIDYVVAAGQLVTAISEPSIPAMEPIGGTGDTVTGLVTALLSADYSIPQACTIAAKTNRQLGLLAAPTPAFSVANLMPFLPQALAVSLE; translated from the coding sequence ATGTCCTGGCTAATCGTCGGCACTATTCCGCGCGAAGAATTCCCATTGGTGAATGGGCCCTGTGTTTATGACGGGGGAAGCCTCCAGGTGAACGGACATGACATTCCAGTCGCGCGCGGTACACCTGCGCTTTTAGCCACGGCTTGCATCGCATCCAGAATACTGGGCATTGCAGCCCCCTTGGCTTTGCTGGCGGGAGACACCGGACGCGGCCAGGGCAGCCGCCAAGTCTATGCCAAGCTTATGGAACCCATCCCTGAATTGGACTTGCAGGGAGTGACGTTCCATTATCTGCAGCCAGATGTTGAATGGCACAATAAAGTTTTGTGGAAGCTGGAAGAGCGCAATCCTCGCCCCTTGCTCGTCGCCGACGCCGGGTTCATGTACGTAGCTAAAATGAGCGGTTTTGCAGCAAGCTACGATCTGTTTACGCCAGATGCAGGGGAGATGGCCTTTCTTGCTGATGAGAAAGCTCCGCACCCCTTCTATACTCGCGGTTTTCTTCTGCAGGAGGAGGAGCGTGTACCTGAGCTTATCGAGCGGGCCTATGCTGCAGAGAATGCCGCAAAGCATCTATTGGTCAAGGGCTGCATAGACTATGTAGTAGCGGCAGGACAGCTGGTGACGGCTATTTCCGAGCCCAGCATACCTGCCATGGAGCCCATTGGCGGCACGGGCGATACGGTAACAGGCTTGGTTACTGCCCTGCTCTCCGCTGATTACTCGATTCCCCAAGCATGCACCATCGCCGCAAAGACAAACCGGCAACTAGGCCTCCTGGCCGCGCCTACTCCCGCTTTTTCCGTAGCTAATCTGATGCCATTCCTACCTCAAGCTCTTGCCGTCTCTCTTGAATAG